The Prevotella fusca JCM 17724 genome includes a window with the following:
- a CDS encoding type I restriction endonuclease subunit R yields MLNPLNETTFETHIANYLANSDLYNQRSSAQFDIERLCDTEMLEQFLRAQPIAWKKLSQHFPGKETETVIREYNKRLDRGESVLNIMRKGFTVSGAKVKFCQFKPVLEGEGTDNYRLYRANNFSVVRQMRYSTGNDKGKELDMCILLNGIPLFTFELKNEGTDQNYTHGISQYRENRNPENRMLRNCLVHFVMDNQYAFMTTKLKGEKTTFLPFNRETVNPTIEGEYPTAYMWMEILQADSVLDLLVNFIKRYEETYEDKDTKERKKETILIFPRYHQLRAVRKLRRLVREEGAGNNYLIQHSAGSGKTKTMAWLAHQLANMTHENGSAIFDSIIMVTDRIVLNRNMAEDVVNFETTAGTVKDIRRSSKTLAKALDGENRIIISTVQKFAYALDHLKHEKSKKYAVIIDEAHTAVGNEAAKDLVKALSTEKDLEAIGGYDPEEYESPLDALMAQRQVYRKMMKHISNFAFTATPKDKTFALYGKDGKEAHDLYSMKQAIDEKFILDVTQNYVSYKTMFELIAKDPTKDANEQFEKKKALKVIATKLGQDKYIKLRKASMMVDQFMKFTINKINHQAKAMVVCDSRQAAADYKQIIDRIILDEYNGSIKTLVAFSGEVTDSNGRKCTEANLNDDGVTDNAIAEKFKDNDYKFLIVAEKFQTGFDQKLLHTMFVDRSLGGIQCIQTLSRLNRTYWPYKEDTLVVDFRNDADSVKKAFNQYYTVTSLTGSVDTQRVYTLKEDVERWNIFSEEEVNDVCQRMIDQETVTGIPSLLLNIVNERVLPLSDEEKDAYRKLVNRFVRQYGFLAQIMEFTDPDLEKFYVFCKVFYKYLPYTKETLPMELVDMIDLDKLRIQLSFEGSIELEDEPTELKASRIGEVGQQKEDEKKTVAELLDMVNSPFADILNENDKIIKQIWDDLLKDPEVIDAARAGNSYDVMINICKQKFDETIVNQIDKYLNFREILDKEKGFALTLIGKFVEALVMQANATSSLVYDEAVLKDKIAEAMAEEFEGVCQKMRSLPEIVDYLFFILNTSSLPKLDGIDTLLREALNNIYTNPNITPVVKYAFFNSLVQKFEAFLKKLYYLINDEEINGRDGKDASLSDAVHAFKCLWDLKHAKDEDRKKFEAYLQKVRDWRNEEAHNAPDKNDSDIAVAIKVVVAMYLYVTAYSITDLEMAGF; encoded by the coding sequence ATGCTAAATCCTTTAAACGAGACAACCTTTGAAACGCATATTGCAAACTATCTTGCAAACAGCGACCTCTATAATCAGCGTAGTAGCGCACAGTTTGACATCGAACGCTTGTGTGACACCGAGATGTTAGAACAGTTCTTACGAGCACAACCCATTGCGTGGAAGAAACTGTCACAACATTTCCCTGGCAAGGAGACAGAGACGGTTATCCGTGAGTACAACAAGCGATTAGACCGTGGAGAGAGTGTCCTGAACATCATGCGCAAGGGCTTCACGGTGAGTGGGGCTAAGGTAAAGTTCTGCCAGTTTAAGCCTGTTTTGGAAGGAGAAGGTACAGACAATTACCGCTTATATCGTGCTAACAACTTTAGTGTTGTACGCCAAATGCGATACTCTACAGGAAACGACAAGGGAAAGGAACTTGATATGTGTATCCTGCTAAATGGTATTCCTTTATTTACATTTGAACTGAAGAACGAAGGAACAGATCAAAATTACACACACGGTATTAGTCAATACCGAGAGAATCGCAACCCAGAGAATAGAATGCTCCGAAACTGTCTTGTTCATTTTGTAATGGATAACCAGTACGCATTTATGACTACAAAGCTGAAAGGAGAAAAAACAACCTTCCTGCCTTTCAACCGCGAGACAGTGAATCCGACGATAGAAGGCGAGTACCCAACAGCTTATATGTGGATGGAGATACTTCAGGCAGATTCTGTTCTTGACTTACTTGTAAACTTCATCAAACGTTATGAAGAGACTTACGAGGACAAGGATACAAAGGAACGTAAAAAAGAGACTATTCTTATATTTCCTCGCTACCATCAGCTTCGTGCTGTACGTAAGCTTCGTCGCTTAGTGCGTGAAGAAGGTGCTGGTAATAATTACCTTATTCAACATTCAGCAGGAAGTGGTAAGACAAAGACTATGGCTTGGTTAGCTCATCAGCTTGCTAACATGACACATGAAAATGGATCTGCCATATTTGACAGTATTATAATGGTAACCGACCGTATTGTACTGAATCGCAATATGGCTGAAGACGTTGTGAATTTTGAAACCACTGCAGGTACAGTAAAGGATATTCGAAGATCATCTAAGACACTTGCTAAAGCTTTGGATGGTGAAAACCGTATTATTATATCTACAGTACAGAAGTTTGCTTACGCTCTTGATCATCTCAAACATGAGAAGTCAAAGAAGTATGCCGTTATCATTGACGAGGCACATACAGCTGTTGGTAACGAGGCTGCAAAAGACCTTGTAAAAGCCCTTTCAACAGAAAAAGATTTAGAAGCAATTGGTGGTTATGATCCAGAGGAGTATGAGAGTCCGCTTGATGCGCTGATGGCACAAAGGCAAGTATATAGAAAGATGATGAAGCATATTTCTAATTTTGCTTTTACCGCTACTCCTAAAGATAAGACATTCGCTCTTTATGGTAAGGACGGAAAGGAAGCGCATGACTTGTATTCTATGAAACAAGCCATCGACGAGAAGTTTATCCTTGATGTCACACAGAACTACGTCAGTTACAAAACGATGTTCGAGTTAATAGCAAAAGATCCTACTAAAGATGCAAACGAACAGTTTGAGAAAAAGAAGGCTCTAAAAGTAATTGCGACAAAGCTGGGACAGGATAAGTATATTAAGTTGCGTAAGGCAAGTATGATGGTAGATCAGTTTATGAAATTTACCATTAATAAAATCAATCATCAAGCTAAAGCTATGGTAGTATGTGACTCACGACAAGCTGCCGCTGATTATAAGCAGATAATTGATCGCATAATACTTGATGAGTATAATGGTTCTATCAAGACCTTAGTAGCTTTTTCAGGTGAAGTTACAGACAGTAATGGTCGCAAGTGTACTGAAGCAAATTTGAATGATGATGGTGTTACTGATAATGCAATAGCAGAGAAGTTTAAGGACAATGACTATAAGTTTCTCATTGTTGCAGAAAAGTTCCAAACAGGTTTTGATCAGAAGCTTCTCCATACAATGTTTGTAGACCGTTCGCTCGGTGGTATTCAATGTATACAAACACTTTCACGATTGAATCGTACTTACTGGCCATACAAGGAAGACACACTCGTTGTTGATTTCCGAAATGATGCAGATTCTGTAAAAAAAGCCTTTAATCAGTACTACACAGTAACCTCTCTTACTGGTAGTGTTGACACACAGCGTGTATACACCTTAAAGGAAGATGTTGAAAGATGGAATATCTTCAGCGAAGAAGAAGTCAACGATGTCTGTCAAAGAATGATAGATCAGGAAACAGTTACAGGAATTCCATCACTTTTGTTGAATATTGTAAATGAAAGGGTATTACCTCTGTCTGACGAGGAAAAGGACGCATATCGTAAACTGGTAAACCGTTTTGTTCGTCAATACGGATTTCTGGCGCAGATTATGGAGTTTACTGACCCTGACCTTGAGAAGTTTTATGTTTTCTGTAAGGTGTTCTATAAGTATCTTCCTTATACCAAGGAGACTTTGCCAATGGAACTTGTTGATATGATAGATCTTGACAAACTTAGAATTCAGTTGTCGTTTGAAGGTAGTATTGAACTCGAAGACGAACCAACTGAGCTAAAGGCAAGTCGTATAGGAGAGGTCGGACAACAGAAAGAGGATGAGAAAAAGACTGTTGCTGAGTTGCTTGATATGGTGAATAGTCCCTTCGCTGATATTCTGAATGAAAATGATAAGATTATTAAGCAGATATGGGATGATCTTCTGAAAGACCCAGAGGTGATAGATGCAGCTCGTGCAGGAAACTCTTACGATGTAATGATCAATATCTGCAAACAGAAATTCGATGAAACAATCGTAAATCAAATTGATAAGTATCTCAACTTTAGAGAAATTCTTGACAAGGAGAAAGGCTTTGCTTTAACACTGATTGGTAAGTTTGTAGAGGCGTTGGTAATGCAAGCTAATGCTACGTCAAGTCTTGTCTATGATGAAGCTGTATTAAAAGACAAAATCGCTGAAGCTATGGCAGAAGAGTTTGAAGGTGTTTGTCAAAAGATGAGGAGTTTGCCTGAAATTGTAGATTATCTTTTCTTCATACTGAATACATCCAGCCTTCCAAAACTCGATGGTATTGATACCTTACTTCGAGAGGCTTTGAATAATATCTATACAAATCCTAATATTACGCCTGTTGTTAAGTATGCGTTCTTCAATTCATTGGTACAGAAATTTGAAGCATTCTTAAAGAAACTCTACTATCTGATCAACGATGAAGAAATTAATGGTCGTGATGGAAAAGATGCTTCATTGTCTGATGCTGTTCATGCCTTTAAATGTCTTTGGGACTTAAAGCATGCAAAAGATGAGGATCGTAAGAAGTTTGAAGCTTATCTTCAGAAGGTACGTGATTGGCGAAATGAAGAAGCGCATAATGCTCCTGACAAGAACGATTCTGATATAGCAGTAGCTATCAAGGTTGTGGTTGCAATGTACCTTTATGTTACAGCATATTCTATAACCGATCTGGAAATGGCTGGATTTTAG
- a CDS encoding IS4 family transposase produces the protein MNVGRYVFSQVVKYIPRYQFDKCVKKYRGDWHVKDLTCYNQLLHLLFGQLTSCDSLRDICLCLGAHKDILYHLGFGNTVNQSSLSRANDNRDYRIYEEFGIYMINLVRPLYTRTSIPDVTIDNVLYSLDSTTISTSVKLATWALGRYNKGAVKMHTLLDLRGSIPANIHITDGRWHDSNELELTAPEPLAFYMMDKAYVDFDEFFRFHLAGAYWVTRPKDNMKYEIIGHRKDFSREDGIRGDFTIRLTQPKTHALYPEPFRAVCHYDEETCEEIVFITNNFEISAVEVSVLYRHRWDIEVFFKWIKQNIVVKTLWGYSGNAVRIHLWVAVIAYLLVARIKADNKSPYTITEVATLIRVSALEKTHLRDLITKPRTSVIYNQYVKELPLFDNM, from the coding sequence ATGAACGTCGGTCGATATGTGTTTTCACAAGTTGTGAAGTACATACCTCGTTATCAGTTCGACAAGTGCGTGAAGAAGTACCGTGGCGACTGGCATGTCAAGGATTTGACTTGTTACAACCAGCTTCTGCACCTTTTGTTTGGACAGCTGACGAGTTGTGATTCCCTACGGGACATCTGCCTGTGTCTTGGTGCCCACAAGGACATCCTCTACCATCTTGGATTTGGCAACACGGTCAACCAGTCATCACTTTCCCGAGCTAACGACAATCGGGATTACCGCATCTATGAGGAGTTTGGCATCTATATGATAAATCTGGTAAGACCTTTATACACAAGGACCTCGATACCAGATGTCACTATAGACAACGTACTTTACTCCCTCGATTCCACGACCATCTCCACAAGTGTCAAACTTGCGACATGGGCTTTAGGAAGATACAACAAGGGGGCGGTGAAGATGCACACTCTGCTTGACTTGCGCGGGAGCATTCCAGCAAACATCCACATCACGGATGGCAGATGGCATGACAGCAACGAACTTGAACTGACTGCGCCGGAGCCTCTTGCCTTCTATATGATGGACAAGGCCTATGTTGACTTCGATGAGTTCTTTCGCTTCCATTTGGCTGGAGCCTATTGGGTTACCAGACCGAAGGACAACATGAAATACGAGATTATTGGTCATAGAAAAGACTTCTCCCGAGAGGATGGTATTCGAGGCGACTTTACCATTCGCTTGACTCAGCCAAAGACTCATGCACTTTACCCTGAGCCTTTCAGGGCAGTCTGCCACTATGATGAGGAGACGTGTGAAGAAATAGTGTTCATCACTAACAACTTCGAGATCAGCGCAGTGGAAGTGTCCGTCCTGTATAGGCACAGATGGGACATAGAGGTGTTCTTCAAGTGGATAAAGCAGAACATTGTCGTGAAGACCTTGTGGGGGTATTCCGGGAATGCAGTCCGAATCCATCTCTGGGTTGCAGTCATCGCCTATCTGCTTGTTGCAAGAATAAAGGCGGACAACAAAAGCCCATACACCATTACGGAAGTGGCAACGCTGATAAGAGTTTCTGCTTTGGAGAAAACTCACCTCAGAGATTTAATCACTAAGCCGAGAACCTCTGTCATTTACAATCAATATGTCAAAGAACTACCTCTATTTGATAATATGTAA
- a CDS encoding restriction endonuclease subunit S — MKKYDEYKDSGVAWIGEVPKHWEVRKIKQCCNKEQYSIKTGPFGSQLKGEELMSQGDVSVYSQQNVINNDFNKIRYFVSNKKAKSLSSFYTRANDVLITSRGTIGKAAILQPLYPKGILHPCLIAIRLDQEICLPEWLTMYINETDCFKTDISVSSNATTIDVIYTGTLKDIYIPIPTISEQTAIATYLDTHCAKIDNLISIQQKRIALLQELKQSVITHAVTKGLNPNVEMKQSGVEWIGDVPKHWEVMPLKKYCKMNKGLTFTKTDIVDEGESVISYGQIHSKLNNGVSLDCKLIRHVPIGIVKNGEKSKAHKGDFIFADTSEDYEGCGNFVYNDTNQAIYGGYHTIILQTETLNAKYIGYLFKTDCWRYQIRSRVYGVKVYSITQSILSICSIILPPQDEQKQIASYLDHKCATIDTSISNAQHQIDLLQEYKQSLITEVVTGKSKVTDN, encoded by the coding sequence ATGAAGAAATACGATGAGTATAAGGATAGTGGAGTGGCATGGATTGGGGAAGTGCCGAAGCATTGGGAGGTACGTAAAATAAAACAGTGTTGTAATAAAGAACAATATTCTATTAAGACTGGCCCTTTTGGTTCACAATTAAAAGGAGAAGAATTAATGTCTCAAGGCGATGTGTCTGTCTATAGTCAACAGAATGTCATTAATAATGATTTTAATAAGATCCGATATTTTGTTTCTAACAAAAAGGCGAAGTCTCTAAGTAGTTTTTATACAAGGGCTAATGATGTCTTAATAACATCACGAGGAACAATAGGTAAAGCTGCAATCTTACAACCTCTATACCCTAAAGGTATTTTACATCCATGTTTGATAGCAATACGTTTAGACCAAGAGATTTGTCTACCTGAATGGCTTACAATGTATATAAATGAAACAGATTGTTTTAAGACAGATATTTCTGTTAGTAGTAATGCAACGACAATAGATGTTATTTATACAGGGACTCTTAAAGACATATATATTCCAATACCTACCATATCTGAGCAGACCGCTATTGCAACCTACCTTGATACACACTGTGCAAAGATAGATAACCTCATTTCTATTCAACAAAAGCGTATTGCGCTACTCCAAGAACTGAAACAGAGTGTTATCACTCATGCCGTAACGAAAGGACTGAACCCTAATGTCGAAATGAAACAGTCGGGAGTTGAGTGGATAGGAGATGTGCCTAAGCATTGGGAGGTGATGCCTTTAAAGAAATATTGTAAAATGAATAAAGGTCTTACTTTTACCAAAACTGATATTGTTGACGAGGGAGAATCTGTTATAAGCTATGGACAAATCCATTCGAAGTTAAATAATGGTGTCTCTTTGGATTGTAAATTAATTCGCCATGTTCCAATAGGAATTGTTAAAAATGGAGAGAAGTCTAAAGCCCATAAAGGCGATTTTATCTTTGCAGATACATCAGAAGACTATGAAGGTTGTGGTAATTTCGTATATAATGATACAAATCAAGCTATATATGGTGGCTATCATACTATAATATTACAAACTGAGACTTTGAATGCAAAGTATATAGGTTATCTTTTTAAAACAGATTGTTGGCGTTATCAGATTCGGTCACGTGTATATGGTGTTAAAGTATATAGTATAACTCAATCTATTTTGTCTATATGTTCTATTATTCTTCCACCACAAGATGAGCAAAAGCAAATCGCCTCTTACCTCGACCACAAATGTGCTACCATAGATACCTCTATCTCCAATGCCCAACACCAAATAGACCTTCTACAAGAGTATAAGCAAAGCTTGATAACGGAGGTGGTTACGGGCAAAAGTAAGGTAACTGATAACTGA
- a CDS encoding nucleotidyltransferase domain-containing protein has translation MLQTNDNLSRELNELFLMLSKSLDITKTQYDNLTRSYSAVGKYLEEDPELSSYHPVITPQGSLRLGTIIQPINEEDDLDVDLVYRLIEKGPTWTQFDLKTRVGNRLKSHSLYKEMLDKEGRRCWTLLYRQNSDNNKERYHMDILPCVAESTYLERFHILNASGFDAQAIDDISIRITDNKCDNYKTSICIREWMKSNPDGYAMWFASRCNITSQNNRALLENVIPVRKYVENKTILQRIVQILKRHRDVMFNGDKEKPISIIITTLAAKAYKGEDNLFIGLNNVIDGMESQIHKNQDGTYVIENPVNSEENFADKWTSHPNRRDNFFRWLGKLKSDKGAFLNCKGSVLRNVFASSFGKKVTNLIFEKRALEHKAEASNSKLKVSSTGIIGAIGTTLNAKNTFFGEK, from the coding sequence ATGTTACAGACTAATGACAACTTAAGCAGGGAACTTAATGAATTGTTTCTTATGCTTTCTAAGAGTCTCGATATAACAAAGACTCAGTATGACAACTTAACGAGAAGCTATTCAGCTGTTGGTAAATATCTGGAAGAAGATCCAGAGTTGTCTTCATATCATCCTGTCATAACCCCACAAGGTTCACTCCGTTTAGGTACAATAATTCAACCCATAAATGAGGAGGATGATTTAGATGTTGATTTAGTATATCGTCTAATAGAGAAGGGGCCTACTTGGACCCAGTTTGATTTAAAAACTCGTGTTGGCAATCGTCTAAAATCGCACAGTCTATATAAGGAGATGCTTGATAAGGAAGGAAGAAGGTGTTGGACATTATTGTATAGGCAAAACTCTGATAATAACAAAGAACGCTATCACATGGATATATTACCTTGTGTAGCTGAAAGTACATATTTAGAGCGTTTTCATATCTTAAATGCTTCTGGATTCGACGCACAAGCGATAGATGATATCTCCATACGTATTACTGATAATAAATGTGACAATTATAAAACGTCTATCTGCATTAGAGAATGGATGAAAAGTAATCCAGATGGATATGCTATGTGGTTTGCTTCTCGCTGCAATATTACTTCACAAAACAATAGAGCCCTTTTAGAGAATGTTATACCTGTCCGCAAATATGTAGAAAACAAAACAATTCTTCAACGAATAGTACAGATACTGAAACGTCATAGAGACGTAATGTTTAATGGAGACAAAGAAAAACCGATTTCCATTATTATCACAACCTTAGCTGCGAAAGCTTATAAAGGTGAAGATAATCTTTTTATTGGTCTTAATAATGTGATTGATGGAATGGAGTCACAGATACATAAAAATCAAGATGGCACCTACGTTATAGAAAACCCAGTTAATTCAGAAGAAAACTTTGCTGATAAATGGACTAGTCATCCTAATAGACGTGATAATTTCTTTAGGTGGTTAGGTAAACTTAAGAGTGATAAAGGCGCTTTTCTTAATTGTAAAGGAAGTGTGTTACGTAATGTTTTCGCATCATCTTTTGGTAAAAAGGTTACTAATCTTATATTTGAGAAGAGAGCATTAGAACATAAGGCAGAAGCTTCTAATTCAAAACTAAAAGTGTCTTCTACAGGTATTATTGGAGCAATTGGAACAACGTTAAATGCAAAAAACACATTCTTTGGTGAAAAATAG
- a CDS encoding ComEC/Rec2 family competence protein: MIQRFFHPVGQGAFYSERHIDDNINIVYDCGTEYTNRGNKGTKGVVSQSFSKNDVIHYLFISHFDYDHISKITLLKKTVKKIENVVLPLLHEETKRFLSEIYLALEEDDLATLVSDPTQYFDPETKIIVVKPGEYSEVRLSKEDDPVKGEKIIK, from the coding sequence ATGATTCAAAGATTTTTTCATCCAGTAGGACAAGGTGCCTTTTATTCAGAAAGACACATAGATGACAATATAAATATTGTGTATGACTGTGGTACCGAGTACACTAACAGAGGAAACAAAGGTACTAAGGGAGTAGTTTCTCAAAGTTTTAGTAAAAATGACGTAATACATTATCTATTCATTTCTCATTTTGATTATGATCATATTTCCAAGATTACTTTATTAAAGAAAACCGTTAAAAAAATAGAAAACGTAGTTTTGCCACTACTACATGAAGAAACAAAGCGATTCTTATCTGAAATTTATTTAGCTTTAGAAGAAGACGATTTAGCCACTTTGGTCAGTGACCCAACTCAATACTTTGACCCTGAGACTAAAATTATAGTTGTTAAACCTGGCGAGTATAGTGAAGTAAGATTAAGTAAAGAAGATGACCCAGTTAAGGGGGAAAAAATAATAAAGTAA
- a CDS encoding type I restriction-modification system subunit M — protein MTEQELANVIWDIKEVIRNYYDDSEVEDVILPFTLLRRLDCVLEDKYETILEELNQSPENIRKYKLQALMKQNGLTFFNSSGLSLRKLLNSPDQIGDAFKEYLEGFTDNVKDILANFVHEDGDSDVVDLSKIYSRLDRGDKLFAVIKQFVENADLHPSRVSNAMMGTVFEIVIRRSKESTNSKAGQFYTPREIVKLLVALTMSGKEQELFVPGRAFTIYDPCCGTGGMLTVGREHLQEMAQNNNLKVYLYGQELSQKTYAICKADLLMKGDDQNLDQQLFQGDTLADDKLYGKHFNFMLANPPFGVDWGKDTKVKKIVMQDNCPGGRFEAGLPATSDGSLLFLQHMIAKMDSNAGSRIGIVLNGSPLFNGDAGTGWSNIRKMLLDRNLLDAIIALPKNLFYGTDITTYLWILDNKRPAERYRKVLFVDAAHSEFTTLLQKNLGKKRFEISEEGTHDIISIYKAYEPCCRDIVYDKTGETEHLEIAKLMDYDDFLYTNVAVRRPLRLWFSDIRATYEALCSNDDFKADDKKNLILREVAAIDGVDEQRSDHEFFVFLKENSVKTTKAQKKQLRDVFGRVAEDAPEVFDDPIKNSGELVADTNLNDTEKIPMKEDIDDYFRREVLPFAPDAWMERDKDKVGCEFPFTRLFYKYRPLRSSEEILSELAALDSALNNELSQLKED, from the coding sequence ATGACAGAGCAAGAGTTAGCTAATGTAATATGGGATATTAAGGAAGTTATTCGTAACTACTATGATGATTCAGAGGTAGAAGATGTTATTCTTCCTTTTACCCTTCTTCGTCGCTTGGATTGTGTCCTTGAGGACAAATATGAAACGATACTTGAAGAACTCAATCAGAGTCCTGAAAACATACGTAAATATAAGTTACAGGCACTGATGAAGCAGAATGGCCTTACATTCTTCAATAGTTCTGGCTTGTCTCTGAGAAAACTTCTTAATTCACCTGATCAGATAGGTGATGCTTTTAAAGAATATCTGGAAGGCTTTACCGATAATGTCAAGGATATTCTTGCCAATTTTGTTCATGAAGATGGAGATAGTGATGTAGTAGACTTATCTAAGATCTATTCCCGTCTTGACAGAGGCGATAAGTTATTTGCTGTAATCAAGCAGTTTGTTGAGAATGCAGACCTCCATCCAAGTAGAGTGAGTAATGCGATGATGGGTACTGTCTTTGAGATTGTTATCCGCCGTTCAAAAGAGTCTACTAACAGTAAGGCTGGTCAATTTTATACCCCACGTGAGATTGTAAAACTATTGGTTGCTCTTACCATGAGTGGAAAAGAACAGGAACTTTTTGTTCCAGGTAGAGCATTCACGATATACGATCCTTGCTGTGGTACTGGTGGAATGTTAACTGTTGGACGTGAACATCTTCAGGAGATGGCACAAAACAACAACTTAAAAGTGTATCTATATGGGCAAGAGTTAAGTCAGAAGACATACGCTATCTGTAAAGCGGATCTTTTGATGAAGGGTGACGATCAAAACCTTGACCAGCAACTTTTCCAAGGTGATACGCTTGCTGACGATAAACTCTATGGTAAGCATTTCAACTTTATGTTGGCTAACCCTCCTTTTGGTGTCGACTGGGGAAAGGATACCAAGGTTAAGAAGATAGTAATGCAGGATAATTGTCCTGGTGGACGTTTTGAAGCAGGACTACCTGCAACGTCTGATGGTTCACTACTCTTCCTGCAACACATGATTGCTAAGATGGATAGTAACGCTGGCTCTCGCATAGGCATTGTTCTCAATGGGTCGCCACTCTTCAATGGTGATGCAGGGACAGGATGGAGCAATATTCGTAAGATGTTGCTCGACCGTAACTTGCTCGATGCTATCATAGCCCTGCCTAAGAATCTCTTCTACGGTACTGACATCACCACCTATCTGTGGATACTTGATAACAAACGACCAGCAGAACGCTATCGCAAAGTGCTCTTTGTTGATGCTGCCCATAGCGAGTTTACCACCTTACTCCAGAAGAACTTGGGTAAGAAACGATTTGAGATAAGCGAGGAGGGAACGCACGACATCATTAGTATCTATAAGGCTTACGAGCCTTGCTGCCGTGACATTGTCTACGACAAGACAGGCGAGACGGAACACTTAGAGATTGCGAAGCTCATGGACTACGATGACTTCCTTTATACCAACGTGGCAGTACGACGTCCGTTGCGCCTGTGGTTTAGTGATATCCGTGCTACGTATGAGGCTTTATGCAGTAACGACGACTTTAAGGCTGACGACAAGAAGAACCTTATCTTGCGAGAGGTGGCAGCGATAGACGGTGTGGACGAACAGCGTAGCGACCACGAGTTCTTTGTGTTCTTGAAAGAGAATAGCGTGAAGACTACCAAGGCACAGAAGAAACAGTTGCGTGATGTGTTCGGCAGAGTAGCTGAGGATGCCCCCGAAGTGTTCGACGACCCTATAAAGAACAGTGGTGAGCTGGTTGCTGATACCAATCTGAACGATACCGAGAAGATACCAATGAAGGAAGATATCGACGACTACTTCCGTCGTGAGGTGCTACCTTTTGCACCCGATGCGTGGATGGAACGTGATAAAGACAAGGTAGGTTGTGAGTTCCCTTTCACCCGACTTTTCTATAAGTATCGCCCTTTGCGTAGTAGCGAAGAAATCCTTTCAGAACTGGCAGCATTAGACAGTGCGCTCAACAATGAACTCTCACAGCTAAAGGAGGACTAA
- a CDS encoding HNH endonuclease — translation MSKTKIPIATVRELWWKAAGRCEFKGCNKALYHHGVTMDNCNLANYAHIIADSPNGPRGTIDSKKLASDSKNLMLLCQDCHKYIDNEGKDKYDADTLFGMKKRHEERMEFLTGLKEDVQANIVVFRANIASDCPDFNFSQLKDALLPNFYPTNTNPIELGANLYNNQSWEEYWKQEVENLKYQCDRNILNVIDKWEYKRIALFGFAPMPLLVYLGTLLNSKREVLVYQKQRSGGWSWQQDNSSIDFIVNKPSITEGNPALVLSLSASITDRVRRERGNDNLWEITIDSPNMDFLDSKSTLDKFCRITENLLEEISKTSNHKPIALYLAAPVACCIELGRVWMPKANSPLHIYEFNKTEDKLAIIINNK, via the coding sequence ATGAGCAAAACAAAAATACCGATAGCAACAGTCAGAGAACTTTGGTGGAAAGCTGCAGGTCGATGTGAATTTAAAGGCTGTAATAAGGCTTTATATCATCATGGTGTAACAATGGATAACTGTAATTTGGCTAACTATGCACATATTATAGCAGACTCTCCTAATGGACCAAGAGGGACAATCGACTCTAAAAAGTTAGCATCAGATTCTAAAAATTTGATGCTGTTGTGTCAAGATTGTCATAAATATATAGATAACGAAGGTAAAGATAAATATGATGCTGATACTCTCTTTGGAATGAAGAAGAGACATGAAGAACGTATGGAGTTTCTTACGGGGTTAAAAGAGGATGTTCAAGCCAATATTGTTGTTTTTCGTGCAAATATAGCAAGCGATTGCCCAGACTTTAATTTCTCTCAGTTGAAGGATGCATTATTGCCAAACTTCTATCCGACAAACACTAATCCAATAGAATTAGGAGCAAATTTATATAATAATCAGTCATGGGAAGAGTACTGGAAACAAGAAGTTGAAAATCTTAAGTACCAATGTGACAGAAATATCTTAAATGTTATTGATAAATGGGAGTATAAAAGAATTGCTCTCTTTGGGTTTGCTCCGATGCCTTTGCTTGTCTATTTGGGTACTCTCCTTAATAGCAAGCGTGAGGTTTTAGTATACCAGAAACAACGTAGTGGCGGATGGAGCTGGCAACAGGACAATAGCTCTATAGACTTTATTGTTAATAAACCTTCTATTACCGAAGGTAATCCTGCTTTAGTTCTCTCTCTTAGTGCTTCTATAACAGACCGAGTTAGAAGAGAAAGAGGTAATGATAATCTCTGGGAAATAACGATAGATAGTCCAAATATGGATTTTTTAGACTCAAAATCAACTTTAGATAAATTCTGTAGAATTACAGAAAATCTATTGGAGGAAATATCTAAAACATCTAATCATAAACCAATCGCATTATATTTGGCAGCACCAGTTGCTTGTTGTATAGAGCTTGGGAGAGTTTGGATGCCTAAAGCTAATTCGCCATTACACATCTACGAGTTTAATAAAACAGAAGATAAACTTGCAATAATAATTAACAACAAATAG